Part of the Methanobacterium sp. genome, CCTCGTGGATGGCGGATCGGTCTTCAGGTCGCATTTTGTCCAGTTCGTCAACACAGACATTACCTTTATCCCCCAGGACCAGTGCACCTGCTTCTAAGGACCAACCACCGAACTCGTCTCTTACGGCTGCGGCGGTCAGACCTACTCCACTAGTACCTTTTCCACTGGTGTAAATACCACGCGGAGCCAGTTTTGACACGTATTTGAGCATCTGGGACTTACCTATACCGGGGTCTCCTACAATTAGGATATGAATGTCTCCTCTGATTCTGGTTTTATCATCCAGTTCTTTGGCTGAACCACCGAATAATTGGAGGGCTATTGCTTCTTTAACTTCTCTGTATCCTTTAATAGATGGTGCGGTGGAGTTGATTATTTTATTGTAAACATCGGGGTCGGCAGCCAGTTCCTTTATCTTTTCTTCATCTTCTGGGCTGATGTCTAATTCTTCAAACTCCTGTTCCAGGGCACTGATGTAGTTACCATAAATATAATTGTGAAAACGTTTTGTTTTTTCATCACGGACTGTTTTCATGGTTCCAGTGATTCTTATCACATCTCCAGGGGTCACAGTGTCCACCAAGTCATCTTCCAATATAACGTTGATCTGGCGGGGTTGTTCACCTCCGGAGAGGTTTTCCAGTGGTTCTTGAACCTTGGTGTTCTGAGTATCCAGGAATTCGGATTCTTCCTGGAGTATTCGGAAGGATCGACCTCCACATTCCTGGCAGAGGGCTGGTTCAGTGACCATATTACTTTTTTGCTGCACTTCATGGAGCCGCATACAGCTACGGCACTCGAAAATGGCTTTTTGAATTCGAGGACGGATCTCATCAGTCTTACGCACGATTCCATCTACAGCCACGAACTTACCAATGTATTTACTTCTTAAATAACGTAGGGGAATGTTGTTACGCACATTCTCGAAACGAATATGTAATTCAGCGTTTTTTCTGAGGGGATCAATGTTTTGCACGGCCTTGGAAGCAGCTTTGATCACTTCATCTGGTTTTTCAATTAACAGGTCTGCCAGGTCCGGGTCGAACATCTCTAGTTCTACATAATCAACTAGAACTGATCTATCCTCGGGATATTTCTCCAGAGCTTCGTAAACAGTGTCTTTATATTTGGTACTAAAGAACTCCTCGAACTTGGCCACAGGATTTTTAGTTTTGTCAGTTGTAGTTTCGGCTGAAGTTTCCATCGTCTAACTATAATATCTTCTATTATAAAAAAATTCTCATGAAAAACTAAAAATATTTAGAGCTCATACGGGCTTTAAACATTTTAAAAGTTGATTTAATTGATATATAATTCTTGTAAATTATTTCAGGTCTGTTAAATATCTGTTTTTAATAATTGGATAAATTTTAGGGACTACAAATTAGTAATAATTAAATAGAGTTTTATTAATAATGAAATTTGGGTTTAGATTATATTTTAATTATATTAAGGAGTTGTTTAGATATTATTGTAAAAGAATAGATGAATGTAAAAGAATAGATGAAAACTTTATGTTGAATTATAGTTTCATTTCTTAAATTTAACGAAACATAGGGTAACGAAAACATAGGAATACAGTTAAAATCAGGTGCAAATCAATGAAAAGATCAAGGTTAAGAATGTTCAAGGCTACTTCCATGACTATTTCTGTCATGGGGGTGTTGATGATCGTGGCCACAGTGGCCATACTGGCCTACCTTGGATTCCAATCAATTTCATCTTTCATATCTGCAGATGCCAGTGCTAATAATGCCAATGACCAACTAGCATCATTACAATCTGAATATTCAAGTTTAAAGACTCAATATGATAATGTGAAGGTTCAGGTGCAAGCTACGAGTAATAATCAATTAAAGACAGAGTATAATACTGCGGAACTGGAATTGATTAAAACTCAATCTGCCATTAGTGATGTTTCAAGTGCTATTTCCGTGGGTAAACCTTCTGATGAGGTAGATACAAGGATTCAAACAGCCCAAACACAACTGCAAAAGGCCAAATCGAGTTTAGCAACCATAAGATCAAAGATGTGAAATGGATAAAAAGGGAATATTCGGATTTTAATCTCTTTATTTAGATTTTAATCCATCATTTAATTTTATTTTACTTTTTTATAGCTGTATTGTTTTATATTAAAATTGAACATTTATAATTGATGCTGTGGCCATTATAAATGTTGTATTGCTCAAAAAATAGTTAATTTTGTTTCCCTGCTCTTCTAAAACCTCGGCCCACCACGTACATTTCTCCACTTTTTTTACGGGAAGAAGGCGGTTTGGTGGTTCTAACGGTTTGAAATTTTGTTTTAACCTCTGCCAGGAGTTGTGGATATCCTTCGCCCTGAAAAACTTTCATGATTATGTTACCTTTGTATTTCAGGATACTATCACTTATCTGCAGTACACTTTGTGCAAGGTCTATGGATCTGAGTTGATCTAGATCCTTAATACCGGATAGTTTAGGGGCAGCATCGGATATGATCACCTGGGCCTTACCCTGCATGGTACGTTTAATTTCATCCAGAGTCTCTTCATGGGTGAAATCTCCTTTGATGCTCCAGAAATTTTCCTCAGGGAATGATTTCATCCGGTTAAGATCAACAGCAACCACTAATCCATCTTCACCCACAGCTTCCAGGGCTACCTGAGACCATCCGCCTGGAGCAGCCCCTAGATCAACCACAAAATCTCCTTTTTTAATTATTTTATATTTACGATTTAATTGCTGTAGTTTAAAGGAAGCCCTGGAACGATAATCCTGTTTTTTGGCCTTCTTATAATATTCTTCGTTTTTCCTTTCTTTATTCCATTGACTCATTTATTCTCTTTCTCCTTTAAAATTAAGTGCTTTGCAGATGGGATCTCCAATTTTAACTATATTAGCATCTAACTTACCATCTTCCAATTCTATGAGCATCACTGATGGGTCTGATAGCCGGGGTACAGTGGGACTTCCAGGGTTAAGCAGTAGCATGTCTGGCAACTCCTTGATGAAGGACCAGTGTGTGTGACCGGTGATGAGAACTTCCACTCCCATTTCTAAACCAATATACTGTAACTGTTGAGTATCTCCCCGCGGATAAACTTCACCGTGGGATAAACCGATTTTTATACCCTCTAAATTTAATTTTTTTCTTTGAGGGAGGTCCAAACCTCTGTAACGATCCATATTTCCCTGAACACAGATGGTGGGTGCTACATCTTCCAGCTGATCTTTAATCTCAAGTGAAACCAGATCTCCGGCATGTAATATAAGATCTGCACCTTCAAAAACTTTAAAAACTATCTCAGGGATGTGGTCTGTTCTTTCAGGAATGTGTGTGTCAGAAATAACGCCTATTAACATTTCCATCTCCTTCATAATGATTATTTTTGACTTGGGGGGTATATTTTAGACTTGGGGGGGGGGGTAAAAGACTGTGAAATTTCTACACTAATTATTGTATGGATACTTTATTTTTCCATGGATACTTCATTTTTAAGGTTTGAGTTCCTGTTAATATTATATCATGATGATAAACTTGTATTCATATGCAATTTTTAATATCAATTCATATATCCTTATGATATGATCCTTAAAGATAATAAGATAATGATCCTTCAAGATAAATAATCATTCAAATGATCCTATAAAATATAATGAAGGAGTAATCCATTCCACCTACTAATTATATTAATATAATATCTACCATAATCAACCATATTATTATAATCTATATGTCCAATTATATTGGGACGGGAATGTTATCAGTGGCGATCATTGATAGTTATTATTAATCGTTTAACAATTATTATTTAAGTGATTTTCATGCACGAAGTTATAGTATGCGAAAAACCAAAGGCATCAGAGAAGATAGCCGGCGCCATACCTGGCAAAGCGGTAAAGAAGAGTTATAAAAAGGTACCTTACTATGAAATAGAAGAAGGTGGGAAGAAAACTACAGTGCTTTCTGCTGTAGGGCATTTATACTCTTTATCTCCCCTGAAAAAGGAAAAAGGACGTATGTTTGAAGTGGGATGGGTCCCGCTATACCAGAAGGATAAAAGCAAAAAGTACGTTAAGAACTATATAGATGCCATTAAAAAATTCTCCAAAAACGCTGACAGATTTATTCATGCCTGCGATTACGATATTGAAGGCACATTAATTGGTTTTAATGCGTTGAAGTACGCCTGTGGTGAGAAAAGTATTGACAATGCCGTGCGTATGAAATTCTCCACCCTCACCAAGGAGGACCTGCTGAAGGCCTACAATGAACCAATTGACCTTGATTTCAATCAGGTTGACAGTGGAGAAGCCAGACATGTCCTGGATTTCATCTTTGGAGTGAACATATCCAAACACCTCACTGATTCAGTGATGAAAGCCACCAGTCGTTACATACAACTCTCTGCAGGGAGAGTCCAGACCCCAACACTGGCTATTCTGGTTGAAAGAGAGAAAGAAATCCAAAGCTTCATCCCGGAGCCTTATTGGCTCATCAAGGCCAAAATTGAAGGGGACATAATTGCTGATCATAAAAAGGGAAAGATCTTCGATAAAAAAGTTCAAGAGGAGATACTCGCTGATTGTGAAGGTAAAGATGCTCTGGTAAATCAAATAAGCGTTAAAGAAACCCCACAATTACCTCCAGTCCCATTTGATCTGGGTTCCCTCCAGTCTGAGGCCTACGGGGTATTTGGCTTCAGCCCCAAGAAAACTCAATCCATTGCCCAGAACTTGTATGCTGAAGGTTACACCTCTTATCCACGTACCTCTTCCCAGAAGTTACCTCCCAGCATTGGGTATAAAAAGATCCTGGGACAACTGAAAAAGAATGCAGCATTCAGAAAACAGATTGAAAAACTCCCTGAACCTATTAAACCCCGTGAAGGTAAAAAAACAGATGAAGCTCACCCTGCAATCCACCCCACCGGCCTGGTACCAAAAGGGCTGGGAAGAGATTATCAGAAACTCTACGAGCTCATCGTATACCGTTTCATCAGTGTTTTCGGCGAAAATGGTCTCATGGAAACCATGAAAACCCAACTGGATATTGGAGGTCAGGAATTCGCCTTCAGCAGGAAGAGAATGGCAAAAATGGGTTGGAGAGAACACTATCCCTACCGTAAAGTGGAAAATGATGAGTTCCCATCACTCAAAGAGGGTGACTATCTGGATGCCCGGGCTTACTCTGAAGAAAAAGAGACCAAACCTCCTGCTCGGTATAATCAAGCTTCACTTATTAGAGAACTGGAAAAAAGAGGACTTGGAACCAAATCTACCCGTGCTAACATAATATCCATCCTTTATGACCGGAAATACGTTGAAGGTAAAAAAATTTCAGTCAACCAGCTGGGGGAGCACCTGATTGACACTCTCAAAAAATATTCAGAGAAAATAACCAGTGAAGAGTTAACCCGAGAATTTGAAACCAAGCTCGATGGCATAATGAAGGCTGAAGTTAAAAAAGATAAGATAATAAATGAAGCCAAAGAAGAAGTAAGCTCCATACTGGATGATATTGATGTAAACAAGATGAAAATAGGGGAAGAGCTTTACGCTGCCTACAGGGAGAGTATGATTGTGGGCAAGTGTAATTGTGGTGGTAACCTCATCATGATTAACTCACCTAAGGGGGGTAGTTTTGTGGGTTGTACTTCCTATCCTGATTGTAAATCAACTTACTCCATGCCTCGTGGGGCCGCGGTTCTTAAAACTAAATGTGAAGAATGTGGTCTGCCAATGATATCATTTGGAAAACCACGGCAGAGGGCCTGCATGGATCCTAAATGCGGGCGGGAAGGAGAAGAACCTCCACAAAACGAGGTGGTGGGTGTCTGCCCAGATTGTGGGAAGGATCTTATAAAAAGAAGGGGCAGATACGGTGAATTTGTGGGATGCAGTGGATTCCCGCGATGTCGCTACACCCGTTCACTGGAAGAAAAACAGGAACAAAAATCTGAGAAAACTTGAGTTATGTTTTCTATTAATTTTTGATTTTCGTTTTTGATTTTTCTTAATTCACCTCTTTAATCTTTTTTTAATCTCTTTCAATCTTTTTTTAATCTCTTTCAATCTTTTTTTAATCTGTTTCGTCATCAAAAATGAAAATATCGTCAATTTTACCCTTTAAAACCTTTGCTATATCATGGGCTAGTTTTAAAGAGGGATTGTATTTTCCTTTTTCAAGGAAGACGATGGTTTCTCTTCTAACGCCTACTTTTCCCGCTAACTGGGCTTGAGTAAGGTTATGGCGAGCTCTATATTCTTTTATCCTGGTTTTCATTCTTTCGCCTTCAGTTTACATGAATTTAATCTATGTCACCTTTACGGCTTAAAATTGTGTTAGCAATTAGCATAGTGGAGGTCATGACGAAGATGGTCACACCCAATAATTCAATGGGATTGTGTATATTTTGCGCCCAGTACATAGTTATTACCAGGAAAGAGATGAATACTAAAGTTATATACCATGAATATGTCGTAGCGAATGTCCCTATTTTTCTTAGACGTTCATCCTGGGCTTTTTTGTCCATTCCGACATAGGTGAAAAAATTGGCCATATAAGCAGTTATACCCAATAGGATGATAACAGCCAATAAATCACTCATGGTTTTGGTAGCCATCATTATCAACCCAGAAATCATTAAAGCAGCGGATCCAAACCAAATACTTATATTGTATACCTTGTAATTTTCACTTTCTTCATGATCCAGGTGGCTGTGCTCATTTTCTTCTTTTTTGCCTATTTTATTGAAAATTGGCACTAAAAATAATAGGAAAAATGCAAAAAACACGTAATAAATCTGATTTTCAAAGATATATCCTAAAAATCCTAAAACACCAAGTAGTCCCCAGAAATAATTGAATTCTATTTTCATTCTTTCACCTCATTTTCATAATTAATATTTTTCATTCAGTATGTTTCATTCAATTTGTTTCATTCAGGTATGTTGTTTATTTGTAACATTATGTTATTTATTTAAAACATTATGTTAGATTTTTATAACATTATGTTTGATAGATCTAACATTATACTATTTAAATCTTGGGGTCTGGTCATTAATCAATAAGAAACCGTAGATAGTACGACTGAATCTAAAATAAACAATCATTAATACAAAGTTTAACATTATTAAAACTAATTATAACCTTATAAAAATTCAAATAATATCAACGACATGTTATGAAATATAAATTGCCCAGTTTGGAACTGGGGGAGAGTCTTTAATACTTAAAACTGTCTGGGATTTATAGGGGTGTAATAATAAAATCATTCAAAACTTATACTTTAAATAGTAAAAACAGCCCAATATAAGATAATATGATATATACGTTTACAAATCAATCATAAGTAACAACTTAAGGTCAAATGGGGAATAAATAATATGGACACAAAGAACATCTTATCCAAGTTAAAACCAATCATAATAGTCCTACTTCTATTTTCTTTAGTATTCTTCCTCCGAGCGGAGGCATCTGGCATCTCTGGAGTGCCAGACCAGATGAAAGCTTATTTCCAGGAGGATAATGGTCTTCCTTACTTCAGTGAGATGGATTCATATTATAATTATCGCTTAACTGAGAACTTCGTGGAACATGGCTATTTAGGGGACACCATCAAAAATGGTACAGATTGGGACTTACATTCCTACTTCCCACCGGGAAGATCTGCAGAATATCCTCCCTTGCTTATATGGATTACTGCATTCTTCTATTATCTGGCCAATTTATTTGGGGACTATTCTCTGTTACAAGTCAGTTTTTGGACGTCGGCCATCATAGCTTCACTTTGTGTTATACCGGCCTATTTCTTCGTTAAGAGCCTAAGTAATGATTATGGAGGTATCACTGCAGGAGTGCTGGTGGGAGTTTCCACATTCTATTTCTCCCACACCTTCGCTGGTTTCTTCGACACCGACATGTTTGGTATGATCCTCCCACTCCTGGTGATATGGTTCTTCAGTGTTAGTATCACCGCCACTGAAAGCCGGAAAAAAATGTTATTCGCAGTTTATGCTGCTATTTCAATGCTGTTATTTGCCATAGCATGGTCGGGCTGGTGGTATATATTCTACCTGGTGATTTTCGTCACTGTACTGTACATGCTCATTTCTAAGTACCTATTTAAAATGGAGACCTTCAAATCATGGAAAGGATATTCCAGCAAGAAGCAGTGGTTACTTGAACAACCCGTACTACTACCCTTACTCATATTCGTGGGTTTAAGTTCAGTGTTGATGTTCATATTCTGGGGAAATCTATTCTCCTCACAGCTTCTCGAGCCTTTAAGCGTAATTCAACTTCAATCAGCTACACAGGCCACAGCGTATCCCAATGTATTCATATCTGTAGGTGAACTGCAGATTCCAAGTGCAAGCACCGTAATAGCTGATGTGGGTGGAATATTCCCATTTGCCTTTGGAATACTGGGACTACTGATGATCTTCTGGAACCTGAGGATCAAAAAAGCCAAGGGAAAAGAAGCTAAAGGAAAAGGAAAACCTCCTAAAAAGGATAGAAAACCAAGACGGGGGCGAAAATCCAGGAAAGAAGAACCCAAAGACACCAAATCCGAACAAAAAGAATTCGGAGGGATCATACCTCCTGAAAAGCGGAGTAATTATCTGTATTACGCCATACTTTTCTCTGTATGGCTATTAATCACAGCTTACGCATTTACCAAGGGTGTAAGGTTCGTGGAAGCATTTTCACTCCCAATTGCTCTGTGTGCAGGAATCTTTGTTGGATTCATTGCGAATTATCTTAAAACTCAGATAGAAAAACCACTATATCAATACGTAGCAATGGCTTTAGTGATTGTGCTGGTATGTTACGGTCCCGTAAGTTCTGCCAATGCAGTTTCCAACTCGGTTGTTCCTGGAACTGATGATGCAATGGTTAACACACTTACCTGGGTAAAGAATAACACACCTTCAAACGCAGTAATGACATCCTGGTGGGACTTCGGACACCTCTTCGCTGTTAAGGCAGATAGAGGAGTCACATTTGATGGAGGTTCCCAGAACAACGCCCGGGCATACTGGGTTGGTAAAGCCTTATCCACCAATAATGAAGCCCTATCTGCGGGCATACTTAAGATGCTGGCATCCAGTGGTGATAATGGTTATATGGCTGTGGAAAATTTCACCAATAACACCGGTAAAACTGTTGAAATCATGGATAAAATCCTGGTTACAGATAAAACTTCAGCCCAGAACACACTGACCTCTCAGTATGGAATGACCACTGAACAGGCGCAGAATGTATTACAATACACTCACCCAACTAATACCACACCAGATTTATTTGTCACCAGCCTGGACATGGTTGGTAAAGCTGGCTGGTGGTCCTATTTCGGAAACTGGAACTTTGACAGCAAAAATTCCACCAACTCCATCTATTCACTGGCCCAGGCTAATGCCACCACTGAAAATAATGTAGTTACCATCCAGGGTGAGAATAATGTAACAGTCCAGATAAATGGTACTAATGTTACTGGCGGTCTGCAAGTGAGTAAAAACAAGATTGCCCCACCTCATCGCCTGATCATTGTTTCCAATGGTACAACTGCTATGGACACGGTTGTAAATAACCAGAGCACATTTTCCATACTGGTGGTTAAACAGGATGACAACCTGATTGCAGTGGCAATGAGCAAGGAACTGGAAGACTCCATGTTCACCCGACTGTTCTTCATGCAGGGAGCCGGATTAACCCATTTCAAACTGGCCCATAAGGAACCTTCAGAAGGAATATCTGAGGTCATGGTGTGGAATGTGACTTAAATAATCCGTTCCACCACTTTCTTTATTTTAATTAAAACTTTTTTAAGTGGAAAATCAATACTAGAATTAGTGTAAGTTTTTAAGAGGACTGAACTACATAACAGTAATAAACATAAGATTTTTTAGAATAATCTGAATAATTAATACTCTTATTTTAAAGTGAGCTTTATGGACATCGAAGACAGGATCCGCAAGATCGAAGAGGAGATCACCAAAACTCCCTACAACAAGGCCACATCCCACCATATTGGGAAACTCAAGGCAAAAATCTCGAAGTTAAGGGAGGAATCAATAAAACGGGGCTCATCAGGTACTAAAGGGAGAGGATTCACCCTTAAAAAGAGTGGAGATTCAACAGTGGTTCTGGTAGGGTTTCCTTCAGTGGGGAAATCCACCATACTAAACCAGATCACCAATGCTCAGTCTAAGATAGGGGCTTATGAATTTACTACTCTGGATGTGATTCCCGGGGTTATGGAATACCGTGGAGCACAGATCCAAATATTTGATGTTCCGGGAATAATCACAGGTGCTTCCAAGGGGAAAGGCAGAGGAAGAGAGATACTATCTGTAGCTAGAAATGCTGATTTGGTGGTGATGGTTTTGGATGTTTTCAATCCTCACCATCAGGAACTGATCATGGATGAACTGATTAATATCGGAATCAGACCCAATCAAATCTCCCCGGATGTCAATGTGAAACGAAGAAAAATAGGTGGAGTTAAAGTTGCATCCACAGTCCCCCTCACTCATATGGATGAGCGAACAATCCGTTCCATACTCAATGAGTACGGGGTGCACAGTGCTGATGTTTTAATCCGTGAAGATGTTACCGTTGATCGTTTCATAGATTCCCTGGACAATAGTATTGTATACATCCCTCTGTTACTGGTAGTGAACAAAATAGACCTTGCGGACACATCTTACCTGGAAGATCTTCAGGAAAACATGCAAAATGCACTTTACATAGCTGCGGATAAGGGAGTGATGATAGATGAGCTCAAAGAAGAAATTTTTGACCATCTAAAACTTATCCGGATTTATCTGAAACCTCAGGGTAGGAAAGCTGATATGGAAGATCCCTTAATTGTAAGGAAGGGGTCCACTGTGGAAGATGTGGCAGGCAAACTGCACCGTGACTTCCTTAAAAACTTCCGCCATGCCAAGATATGGGGCAGTTCAGTGAAATTCCCCGGTCAGAAGGTAGGATTGGACCACGTGATGGCAGATAAGGATGTTTTACGCCTAATTATCAAGAAATAATAATGGAAATTATATGGAATACTTAATCAGAATATTAATAATAATCTATTAATCACAATTTATGAGGTGAAAAAAATGAAACTGGATGATATTATAGTCTCAAAAGGAATAGTATCCGGATACATGGAAGAATTACTGGATTACATGGAAATGGACGTGGCCATAGGGGGAGGAGGGCCTGCAGGCCTCACCGCAGGATACTACCTGGCTAAATCAGGACTAAAAGTAGCATTATTTGAGAAAAAACTTAGTATGGGTGGTGGAATGTGGGGTGGGGGGATGATGTTCAATAAGATCGTGGTCCAGGAAGAAGGAAAACGAATCCTGGATGAAATGGGCATCCGCAGCCAGGAATATGAGAAAGGATACTATCTGGCCGATTCAGTAGAATCAGCTTCCACCATCTGCTCTAAAGCCTGCCAGGCCGGACTCAAAGTCTTCAACCTCATGGAAATCGAAGACGTGATGATCAAGGAGAAAGGTGTGGAAGGGCTGGTAATCAACTGGAGCCCGGTTGAAATGGCAGGACTACATGTGGATCCCATCACCATCGGTGCCCGTGCAGTGATAGATGCCACTGGCCACCCATGTGAAGTGGTGAAGGTCCTGGAAAGAAAAATGGAAGCACCCCTTAAAACTGAAACTGGTAAAATCATGGGGGAAAAATCCATGTGGGCTGATGTGGCTGAACAAAAGATAATGGGCAACGTCAGTGAAGTATACCCTGGATTATATGTAACTGGAATGGCAGCCAACGCAGTGCACGGTTCACCCCGTATGGGGCCTATATTCGGAGGCATGCTCCTATCAGGGGAAAAAGTGGCGGAAATGTTGATTGAAAAACTGAAATAACATTGAAATTAAATATCTAACTAAATATATTATTCAAACATTATTTAACTAATAAAAATGGTTTTCAAATGATTGTACTCCTTACAGGAACCCCAGGAACCGGTAAAACTACCATTTCCCATTTACTTGCAGAAAAATTAGGTTGCCAGCTGGTGGATATCAACCATCTGGTTGAGGAAAAACACCTTTACACAGGGTTGGACCCGGAAAAGGACTATAAAATCGTGGATATGGATGCTCTAAAGAGAGAACTTTTCAAGATAGTTGGTGGGGAAAATGCTGGTCATCAAAAAAAGGATTCCAATAAAGATTCCTGCATAAATTCCATTAAAACTTCCTGCATAATAATTGAAGGACATCTCTCCCACTATTTCCCCCGGGCAGATCTGGTGGTGGTCTTTAGAACTGACCCCCGTATCCTTGAAGAAAGACTCAAGAAAAGGGAATGGAAAGCAGCTAAAATACGCGAAAACCTGGAAGCAGAGGCCCTGGATATTTGCACATGGGAAGCCCACCAGACACATGGAACTAAAGTACATGAAGTTGAAACCACCCATATAACTCCTGAAGAAGCAATTAATATAATTTCAGAGATTATCAATGGAAAAAAATCATTCCCTGTGGGTAATATTGATTTTTCAGGGTATCTTGGGGTGTAATGCTCCAGAGAGTCATAAAAATCAGGACAACCTATTGTAGGGAAAGCTTTTTAAGGGGTAAAAAGATAAACTAAAACATTATTCTTAAGTACAGTCTCATGTTTTTGGGAATCAACCCCCTAAAATTCACACCATGATTAAACTTAAGATCTCCGTATTCTGGCATTTCTAATGTTCCACAAGGGGTATATACTTTGAGAAGGGGAAGAAGACCGCGATGGATGATAAAAATAGCTTCAGAGCGCATGGAAATCCTCTTCCAACGTGCTGAGGAGGAATTTGCTCTTCACCCTGAACGTTCCC contains:
- the mcm gene encoding minichromosome maintenance protein MCM, whose product is METSAETTTDKTKNPVAKFEEFFSTKYKDTVYEALEKYPEDRSVLVDYVELEMFDPDLADLLIEKPDEVIKAASKAVQNIDPLRKNAELHIRFENVRNNIPLRYLRSKYIGKFVAVDGIVRKTDEIRPRIQKAIFECRSCMRLHEVQQKSNMVTEPALCQECGGRSFRILQEESEFLDTQNTKVQEPLENLSGGEQPRQINVILEDDLVDTVTPGDVIRITGTMKTVRDEKTKRFHNYIYGNYISALEQEFEELDISPEDEEKIKELAADPDVYNKIINSTAPSIKGYREVKEAIALQLFGGSAKELDDKTRIRGDIHILIVGDPGIGKSQMLKYVSKLAPRGIYTSGKGTSGVGLTAAAVRDEFGGWSLEAGALVLGDKGNVCVDELDKMRPEDRSAIHEALEQQTISIAKAGIMATLNSRCSVLAAANPKFGRFDRYKSIAEQINLPSTILSRFDLTFVVEDKPDIERDSALATHILNTHRDTAVPYDIEPELLRKYIAYARRQVHPHLTNEAMDVLREFYVGMRGGSADEDSPVPITARQLEALVRLSEASSKIRLGVEVTREDAKRAITLQENCLKQVGYDPETGKVDIDKVEGRTPKSDRDKIRVVQEIIKELEEEYGGRAPTNILITEMRDRYNMSEEKVEDLIRQLKRKGIIYEPQQGYLRVA
- a CDS encoding SAM-dependent methyltransferase, with the translated sequence MSQWNKERKNEEYYKKAKKQDYRSRASFKLQQLNRKYKIIKKGDFVVDLGAAPGGWSQVALEAVGEDGLVVAVDLNRMKSFPEENFWSIKGDFTHEETLDEIKRTMQGKAQVIISDAAPKLSGIKDLDQLRSIDLAQSVLQISDSILKYKGNIIMKVFQGEGYPQLLAEVKTKFQTVRTTKPPSSRKKSGEMYVVGRGFRRAGKQN
- a CDS encoding metallophosphoesterase, giving the protein MLIGVISDTHIPERTDHIPEIVFKVFEGADLILHAGDLVSLEIKDQLEDVAPTICVQGNMDRYRGLDLPQRKKLNLEGIKIGLSHGEVYPRGDTQQLQYIGLEMGVEVLITGHTHWSFIKELPDMLLLNPGSPTVPRLSDPSVMLIELEDGKLDANIVKIGDPICKALNFKGERE
- the topA gene encoding DNA topoisomerase I, which produces MHEVIVCEKPKASEKIAGAIPGKAVKKSYKKVPYYEIEEGGKKTTVLSAVGHLYSLSPLKKEKGRMFEVGWVPLYQKDKSKKYVKNYIDAIKKFSKNADRFIHACDYDIEGTLIGFNALKYACGEKSIDNAVRMKFSTLTKEDLLKAYNEPIDLDFNQVDSGEARHVLDFIFGVNISKHLTDSVMKATSRYIQLSAGRVQTPTLAILVEREKEIQSFIPEPYWLIKAKIEGDIIADHKKGKIFDKKVQEEILADCEGKDALVNQISVKETPQLPPVPFDLGSLQSEAYGVFGFSPKKTQSIAQNLYAEGYTSYPRTSSQKLPPSIGYKKILGQLKKNAAFRKQIEKLPEPIKPREGKKTDEAHPAIHPTGLVPKGLGRDYQKLYELIVYRFISVFGENGLMETMKTQLDIGGQEFAFSRKRMAKMGWREHYPYRKVENDEFPSLKEGDYLDARAYSEEKETKPPARYNQASLIRELEKRGLGTKSTRANIISILYDRKYVEGKKISVNQLGEHLIDTLKKYSEKITSEELTREFETKLDGIMKAEVKKDKIINEAKEEVSSILDDIDVNKMKIGEELYAAYRESMIVGKCNCGGNLIMINSPKGGSFVGCTSYPDCKSTYSMPRGAAVLKTKCEECGLPMISFGKPRQRACMDPKCGREGEEPPQNEVVGVCPDCGKDLIKRRGRYGEFVGCSGFPRCRYTRSLEEKQEQKSEKT
- a CDS encoding helix-turn-helix transcriptional regulator, coding for MKTRIKEYRARHNLTQAQLAGKVGVRRETIVFLEKGKYNPSLKLAHDIAKVLKGKIDDIFIFDDETD
- a CDS encoding STT3 domain-containing protein, encoding MDTKNILSKLKPIIIVLLLFSLVFFLRAEASGISGVPDQMKAYFQEDNGLPYFSEMDSYYNYRLTENFVEHGYLGDTIKNGTDWDLHSYFPPGRSAEYPPLLIWITAFFYYLANLFGDYSLLQVSFWTSAIIASLCVIPAYFFVKSLSNDYGGITAGVLVGVSTFYFSHTFAGFFDTDMFGMILPLLVIWFFSVSITATESRKKMLFAVYAAISMLLFAIAWSGWWYIFYLVIFVTVLYMLISKYLFKMETFKSWKGYSSKKQWLLEQPVLLPLLIFVGLSSVLMFIFWGNLFSSQLLEPLSVIQLQSATQATAYPNVFISVGELQIPSASTVIADVGGIFPFAFGILGLLMIFWNLRIKKAKGKEAKGKGKPPKKDRKPRRGRKSRKEEPKDTKSEQKEFGGIIPPEKRSNYLYYAILFSVWLLITAYAFTKGVRFVEAFSLPIALCAGIFVGFIANYLKTQIEKPLYQYVAMALVIVLVCYGPVSSANAVSNSVVPGTDDAMVNTLTWVKNNTPSNAVMTSWWDFGHLFAVKADRGVTFDGGSQNNARAYWVGKALSTNNEALSAGILKMLASSGDNGYMAVENFTNNTGKTVEIMDKILVTDKTSAQNTLTSQYGMTTEQAQNVLQYTHPTNTTPDLFVTSLDMVGKAGWWSYFGNWNFDSKNSTNSIYSLAQANATTENNVVTIQGENNVTVQINGTNVTGGLQVSKNKIAPPHRLIIVSNGTTAMDTVVNNQSTFSILVVKQDDNLIAVAMSKELEDSMFTRLFFMQGAGLTHFKLAHKEPSEGISEVMVWNVT